DNA from Geobacillus vulcani PSS1:
GGTTCATGTTGTCCACCATTATGTACCTCGCTTTAGCCAAATTTATCTCTTCAGTGAAATCATTGTAGAGATTTGCCGGCTGGAACGCAAATACTTTGTTGCGTTTCGGCGGCAGAGACGTTTGCCGGACGGAACGCAAGGATTTTGTTGCGTTCCGGCGGCCAAGCGCGCTCATTCATAAAGCCGCACGGTGCTGAGCCTGCGGTTGTAGAGCGCAAAAGAAAGTTGAAAAGCTGTTCCGACATTGGTACGCTAACAACAGACAATGATGACCGAATAAGGAGTGAAAAACGTTGGAACTGTTGTTTTTAGGCACGGGTGCCGGCGTGCCAGCGAAAGAGCGCAACGTCTCATCCGTCGCCTTGCAGCTGCTCGACGAACGGGGGGCGACATGGCTGTTTGATTGTGGCGAAGCGACGCAGCATCAAATTTTGCATACCGCCATTCGTCCGCGCCGCATCGAGCATATTTTTATTACGCACTTGCATGGCGATCATCTATTCGGCTTGCCGGGGCTGCTCGGCAGCCGCTCGTTTCAAAGCGGCGAGACGCCGCTTACGGTTTTCGGCCCGAAAGGCATTCGCGAGTTTGTGGAGACGGCGCTTTCTGTCAGTGGGACGCGGCTGCGCTATGAACTGAACATTGCCGAGATCGAGGAAGGCGTTATTTTTGATGATGAAACGTTTCAAGTCATCGCGAAACGGCTCGATCACGGCATGCCGTCTTATGGCTTCCGCGTCGTCGAAAAAGACTTGCCCGGCCCGCTCTTGGTTGACCGGCTGCGAGCGCTCGGCGTCCGCCCCGGCCCGATTTATCAAGAGATTAAGCAAGGAAAAACGGTCGTGCTCGAGGACGGTACCGTGCTTGACGGACGCGAGTTTGTCGGCCCGCCGCAAAAAGGGCGAATCGTCACCGTGCTAGGCGACACCCGCTTTTGCGAAGCGGCGATTGAACTCGCCCGCGATGCCGATGTGGTCGTCCACGAGGCGACGTTTGCCGCGGCGGAACAGCGGTTGGCCCATGACTATTTCCATTCTACGACCATCGATGCAGCCGAGGTGGCGAGGCGGGCGCGGGCGAAACGGCTCATTTTAACCCATATCAGCTCTCGCTACCAAGGTGCGGCGGCGCTGCAGCTCGTCGCCGAGGCGCGCAGTGTATTTCCGAATGCCGAACTCGCCGCGGATTTCGCCTCGTTTTCGATCCCGCGCGGTTAAAACCGCCAGCCACGCTCATATTGGACGGGCGCTGCGATTTTGACACCCAGCTCTCTCGCCGCGGCGTATGGCCAATACGGGTTGCGCAGCAGCTCGCGCCCCAAAAAGACGAGATCGGCGCGTCCGTTTTGCAAAATTTCTTCCGCTTGCCAGCCGGAAGTAATGAGCCCGACAGCGCCGGTCGGGATGTCTGCTTCGCGGCGGATCAGTTCGGCAAATGGCACTTGGTAGCCGGGATAGACGTTCATGCGAGCCGGCACGACGGCGCCGGAGCTGACATCGATGAGGTCGACGCCTTGTTCTTTCATCCGTTTGGCGTACGGAACGTAGTCGCTGGCTGTCAGCCCGTCCGGATGGTAGTCGGACGCTGAGATGCGCACAAACAGCGGGCCGTCCCACACTTCGCGGACCGCATCGATCACTTCGCCCAAGAAACGGTAGCGGTTTTCCGGCGAACCGCCATATTCGTCTTGGCGGCGATTGGCGAGCGGCGATAAAAATTCGTTAATGAGGTAGCCGTGGGCGGCATGGATTTCGATAACGTCAAAGCCAGCTTTCTTCGCCCGCCGTGCGCCATTTTGGAATGCTTGCACTGTTTCTTCAATGTCGGCTTTTGTCATTTCTTTCGGCGTTGGTGATGAGTCATCAAACGGAATGGCCGATGGGGCGATGATCTCTCCCGGCACTTGCGATTTTCGGCCAGCGTGGGCAAGCTGGATGCCGATGGCGGCTCCGTGCTCTTTCACAAGCCTAACGAGTTCGCGAAGCCCGGCGATATGGTCATCGCTCCAAATGCCTAAGTCGCGTTCAGAAATGCGGCCTTGCGGCGTCACGCCGGTCGCTTCAACGATAATCAAGCCGACTTGGCCGACGGCGCGCGCCGGGTAATGGATTTTATGCCATGTGCGCACCGTGCCGTCCTTTGTCTCGCATGAATACATGCACATCGGCGACATGACGATTCGGTTTTTCAGTGTCAGCCCGCGGATCGTATACGGCGAAAACAGCATCGTGTTCATGACAAGCAGCTCCTTTCTATGCCAATGAATGGTTCATGACTGATGATAGCATGCCGCTTGTCAAAAACAAAATGAAACGGATTGCCGCTCTGTTCGGACTAGGTGGAAAAAGAGCGGCGCGCCCCGGAGGTCCGCCGTTTTTACGCTTCGGCGATGGCGGCGAGAAGAGCGCTGCCGAGCTCTTCGGAGCGGGCCGTCGCCCGGCGGATGCAGGCGATGACCGCTTCTTGGAACTGGTATTGCTCAAGCACGCCAATGCCGGCTTCAGTCGTGCCGCCTGGGCTCGTGACTTCGCGGCGCAGGACGGACGGATGTTTGTCGGACGCTTTTAGCATCTCGGCTGCGCCGATGATCGTTTGCAAAATGAGCCGTTTGGCGACATCGCGCTCAAGGCCGATGTCGGCCGCCGCTCTTTCCATCGCTTCGACCAAGTAGTACACATACGCCGGACCGCTTCCGGACAGGCCGGTGACCGCGTGCAAGTCGCGTTCCGGCACAACAGCGACGATGCCGACCGTTTCAAACAGTTGTTTGGCAACCTCAAGATGTTCTTTCGCGGCGAAGCGGCCGCCGGCGATCGCGGTCGCCGATAAGCCGACGGCGGCGGATGTGTTGGGCATCGCGCGCACGACAGGGATGTCGCGTCCGGCGAGCCGTTCGATCGTTTCAGTCGTGACGCCGGCCAGCAGCGAAAGGATGAGCGGGTTGGCACAAAGGGCAGGGGCAATGGTGTTCATCGCTTCGGCAACGTCTTTTGGCTTCATTGCCAAAACGATGATATCCGCCTGTTCGGCGGCTTCACGGGCGCTTGGGGCCACCCGCACCCCGTAGCGGCGCGCCAGTTCCTCGAGCCGGGCGCGGTTTTGGCGGTTGGCAACGACAATGTGCGCCGGATGGCAAAATACCTTCGTCATGCCGGCGATGAGCGCTTCCGCCATCGAGCCGGCGCCGATGAGCGCGATCGTCCGTTCGTTGTTCATCATTCCACTCCTCCTTGCCTCGGTGTATTCATCCAAAAGAAAAAGGCTTCCCGTCCTGCAAAAGGACGGAAAACCTTCGTTTCCGCGGTACCACCTTTTTTGGCCTGGCTTGGCCCAAGCGCCAAACAGGCCCGACTCTGCCCCGATAACGCTGGGGAGGCGTTTAGGTTGGCCTAACAGCTCCTAGGGTAGGTTCAACCGCAAAGAGGGCAGCAAAGCCTTCCAGCCACGGGCTTCGCTCTCTGGTGCCGTTTGCGGTTTACTGGCCCTGTTCATCGCCGGTTTTGCCGTATCCGTGATGTTATTAGTCATTATGCCGCGGGACAGGCGGCGTTGTCAAGAGAGGAGCGCGAATTTTTTTGCAATTTCGTCGTGCAGAAGAAAAAGGCATGACAAACGGATGAAATCGGTGTAAACTGTAAAATACAAGATTAATGAATAATCATTCATTTTGCGATGAAACGGTTCGAACGGGATGATTCATGAACTTAAGGAAAGAAGGGAATGCGATGAATGACGAGCGAGTGTATCGGATCACGGTGCCGACGCCGTTTCCGGTCGGCGATGTGCATATGTACGTGATTGCCGGCGATCGGTTGACATTGGTCGACGCCGGGGTGAAAACAGAGGAAGCTTGGAAGTTGTTTGTAAAGCGCCTGAGCGAGATCGGTTATGCGCCAGAGGATATCGAACAAATCGTCATTACTCATCATCATCCCGACCATGTCGGCTTGCTTGATTATTTTCCGCATGCACCGATCATCGGCCATCCGAAAGCCGATCCGTTTTTGCGCCGCGAACGTTCGTTTATGGAGCGGTATGTCCGCTTTTTTGAAGCTTTTTTCGCCGAATGCGACGTCGACCGCCGCTTGTTCAACCAGATGTCCAAAGAAGGCGGATCGCTTCGCTACGCAAGCCGGCGCGGGCTTGACATCATGGTGATGGAAGGGGACGCGGTGCCGGGAATGCCCGGGTGGCAGGTCATCGAAACGCCGGGGCATGCGCAAAGCCATATCGCCCTCTACCGCGAGGCGGACGGGTTGTTGATCGGCGGCGATCATTTGCTTGTTCATATTTCCCCGAATCCAATGATGGAGCCGCCGGCGGAAGGGGAGACGGAACGGCCCAAGCCGTTGTTGCAATACAACGAGTCGCTTGAGAAAATGCTGCAATACGACATCGTTCGTTCGTTAAACGGCCATGGCGACGATGCGACCGATATTCCGGCGCTCGTTCGCGAGCGGTTGGATAAGCAGCGCCAGCGCGCCGAGCGGGTGCTCGAAATGGTGAAAGAACGTCCGCATACGGTGTTTGACGTGTGTCAAAAGCTGTTCCCCACGGCTTACGAACGGCAGTTGATGCTGACGATGTCGGAGACGATCGGCCAGCTTGATTATCTCGAGGCGAACG
Protein-coding regions in this window:
- the rnz gene encoding ribonuclease Z is translated as MELLFLGTGAGVPAKERNVSSVALQLLDERGATWLFDCGEATQHQILHTAIRPRRIEHIFITHLHGDHLFGLPGLLGSRSFQSGETPLTVFGPKGIREFVETALSVSGTRLRYELNIAEIEEGVIFDDETFQVIAKRLDHGMPSYGFRVVEKDLPGPLLVDRLRALGVRPGPIYQEIKQGKTVVLEDGTVLDGREFVGPPQKGRIVTVLGDTRFCEAAIELARDADVVVHEATFAAAEQRLAHDYFHSTTIDAAEVARRARAKRLILTHISSRYQGAAALQLVAEARSVFPNAELAADFASFSIPRG
- the namA gene encoding NADPH dehydrogenase NamA — protein: MNTMLFSPYTIRGLTLKNRIVMSPMCMYSCETKDGTVRTWHKIHYPARAVGQVGLIIVEATGVTPQGRISERDLGIWSDDHIAGLRELVRLVKEHGAAIGIQLAHAGRKSQVPGEIIAPSAIPFDDSSPTPKEMTKADIEETVQAFQNGARRAKKAGFDVIEIHAAHGYLINEFLSPLANRRQDEYGGSPENRYRFLGEVIDAVREVWDGPLFVRISASDYHPDGLTASDYVPYAKRMKEQGVDLIDVSSGAVVPARMNVYPGYQVPFAELIRREADIPTGAVGLITSGWQAEEILQNGRADLVFLGRELLRNPYWPYAAARELGVKIAAPVQYERGWRF
- the proI gene encoding pyrroline-5-carboxylate reductase ProI, producing the protein MNNERTIALIGAGSMAEALIAGMTKVFCHPAHIVVANRQNRARLEELARRYGVRVAPSAREAAEQADIIVLAMKPKDVAEAMNTIAPALCANPLILSLLAGVTTETIERLAGRDIPVVRAMPNTSAAVGLSATAIAGGRFAAKEHLEVAKQLFETVGIVAVVPERDLHAVTGLSGSGPAYVYYLVEAMERAAADIGLERDVAKRLILQTIIGAAEMLKASDKHPSVLRREVTSPGGTTEAGIGVLEQYQFQEAVIACIRRATARSEELGSALLAAIAEA
- a CDS encoding MBL fold metallo-hydrolase translates to MNDERVYRITVPTPFPVGDVHMYVIAGDRLTLVDAGVKTEEAWKLFVKRLSEIGYAPEDIEQIVITHHHPDHVGLLDYFPHAPIIGHPKADPFLRRERSFMERYVRFFEAFFAECDVDRRLFNQMSKEGGSLRYASRRGLDIMVMEGDAVPGMPGWQVIETPGHAQSHIALYREADGLLIGGDHLLVHISPNPMMEPPAEGETERPKPLLQYNESLEKMLQYDIVRSLNGHGDDATDIPALVRERLDKQRQRAERVLEMVKERPHTVFDVCQKLFPTAYERQLMLTMSETIGQLDYLEANGYVTKKQEDGRYVYEAAGVSVCG